A section of the Candidatus Effluviviaceae Genus V sp. genome encodes:
- the clpP gene encoding ATP-dependent Clp endopeptidase proteolytic subunit ClpP: MGLTPFVIEQTRYGERSYDIFSRLLRDNIVFIGMPIDDRVANIVIAQLLFLEAQDSKRDIYIYINSPGGYVASGLAIYDTIQYIRPDVHTICMGQAASMGAVLLAAGSAGKRSALPHARVMIHQPAGGSEGQASDIEIYAKEIVHMRERLIEILARHTGQSTDQIRKDSDRNFFMSAEEAKEYGVIDQVITGRQEIPTPK, translated from the coding sequence ATGGGACTGACCCCGTTCGTGATCGAGCAGACGCGCTACGGTGAGCGCTCCTACGACATCTTCTCGCGGCTGCTGCGCGACAACATCGTGTTCATCGGGATGCCGATCGACGACCGCGTGGCGAACATCGTGATCGCCCAGCTCCTGTTCCTCGAGGCCCAGGATTCGAAGCGCGACATCTACATCTACATCAACAGCCCCGGCGGCTACGTCGCCTCGGGACTCGCGATCTACGACACGATCCAGTACATCCGTCCCGACGTCCACACGATCTGCATGGGTCAGGCGGCCAGCATGGGCGCCGTGCTTCTTGCGGCGGGGAGTGCCGGCAAGCGTTCGGCCCTGCCGCACGCGCGCGTCATGATCCACCAGCCGGCCGGGGGCAGCGAAGGCCAGGCGAGCGACATCGAGATCTATGCCAAGGAGATCGTGCACATGCGCGAGCGGCTCATCGAGATCCTCGCGCGTCACACCGGGCAGTCGACCGATCAGATCCGGAAGGACTCGGACCGGAACTTCTTCATGTCCGCAGAGGAGGCGAAGGAGTACGGGGTCATCGATCAGGTGATCACCGGGCGGCAGGAGATTCCGACCCCGAAGTAG